The DNA region CTTAAACTATGTTGAAACAGCGGATGGAAAGCCTGATAAAAAACTAACAATTAATATTCCAGAACTTCCCTACAAAGCCAGCTTCAATTTATGTCCAAATGTTGAAGAAGCAGATAAATGCAAAGGGTCTGTCTTTGTTAGAAAAAATGACGCTGAATTTTTAGTAGACTACAATGTAGTATTTTTAGACAGCATGAAAGACAAAAAACCAGCTATAACACAAATTGAGAGTACAGAGGTCCCAATGGCTCTAAATGTCAAAAGCGATGAAGAGGAATTGTTTCTTTACCAAACATTGAGCGTTCACAACCGTTATTGGATGTTAAAAAACAAATAAAACCTTGTGAAGAAGTGGGTTTTAACAAGAAAGAGCCTGCTTCTTTTTAAAACATTGCTCTTACCTTTCTATTTTTCTATTTTAACATCGTTTTTAAGCCATAAAACTTAATCAAAAGTGCCGTCCCTCTTTTTGAAGACTTAATATATCAATACATTCAGATTATGATTGTGTACTTGAAGATGAAATACTCACGCTTGAGAGTTACAGATTTATTATGCGTTTAAACTTTAAAGCTTGAAATTTTGAATCAATGGATAAACAACTCATCAGAAACTATTTCATCATTAGCGGCAAAAGAGCGATTGATTAGCAAAAAGTGTATTAAAAAGAAAAAAATACTCTTAAATTTTGAGCTTGCAAAACAGCCTATTGAGTGTATAAAATATATCATCGTTCATGAGATGATTCATCTACTTGAGCGATACCACAATGATAATTTTAAATCTTTGATGGATAAATATATGCCAAATTGGATTGAGAGAAAAAAACTCCTTGAATATTATCCTCTTTGTTGCTGTTGATTGAAATAATTATACTGGAGTTTTTACCCTAAATAATGCTCTGAGATATTAGCTCTTTCATGTTTCATGGCCCAAGAAACCTCCTGAAGAGCTTGTACGTAAGAAAGCCCACCAATAACTTGAATTTTAAAAAATCGCTCTTGTGCGTAATTCCATCGTAATCCATGAGTCGCATCATATTTTTGCCCTGTCTGATTTGCTGCTTTTTTAAGAGCTAATCGATACTTATTTTTATTAATAATGAATTTTGAGTGTTGTATAAGATAAGCTTTTAGCTCTTGATAAGTTTCAACTTTAACCGATAAGTTCCCTGGCTTTCCTCCTTTCTCAACATCAAATATTCTTCCTTTTTGCATAGCCTCATATGTGTCGTATTCGTAGCCTTGCAGTTGAGGCACGCTAGAGTATGTATCATCTACTCTTGCATACTCAATAGTGTCACTTAGCGTATTATCTTTTAACTTATGCGTTTGCACTCTCATATATTCATCAATACGTAAGACCCCTTCTAATCTAGCCCCTGATTCATATTGAATTTTTGCAGCAAGTTTGTACAAAGGATCTTCAATAGCATTAATAAGTGCTTTGGGGTTTTCATAAATGCGTGAAAAGTTAGGATCAGCACTGGTCTCTATCACGAGTTTGTGTTTTCTTGCATCATTAAGGATGGTTTGGCGAATGCTAAAATCGTATACATAGTGCGTATTCGTTGCATATCTTTGTTGTTCTTCAATAAATTTCTCATGAAGCATTGTTAATGCATGTTCAAGCTTACCAATTGCGCAACTAATGGTTTCAAGATATTGTTCACTTACTCCTTGAAATACCTTTTTCATCATAAAGCCCATGATATACTCTGGGGTAAGCTTTTGAAGATCTTTAATGCCATAGTTGTCTTTTACATAATTACCTAATTGATTCCATATCTCTCTATATGTTTGAATCGTCCTAGTATTGGCTAGCTCTCCAGTTTGTTTTTGAAGAGCCTTGGATAGTCCTGGATGAAAAATGACTTCTGAGAGTAGTCCTGTTTGGTATTCAATTTTACTTCTCATTCGTACACCTTAGGTGTTTTGAGTTTAAATGATTTTTCACTGTAAAAACATTCGACACTTTCATTGAGTGCTTCTTCAACGATTGTCCCACTATGTAAATAGTAATGCAATTGTCTTACCAAAATACGACATTCAACTTTACATAATGTTTCAGCTAAGATAAAATTCTTTGCTTTCCTATCAAACACTTCGATACAAATATTGGTTGGCTTTTTAGGGTGCAAATAGAGCTTGATTCCATTCGCTCTTTCATAATTAAATATGGCATAGTTCTTTTGACTCATAAGCTGGGAATGGATAAATGCCAGTAGAATCTCTTGAAAATGAATAATGAAGATACGATTCACCAAAGGTGTTGTTCTCCAATAAAGTGTATCTATTTCGTAATAGGGATGACTTTTTTGTAACACATACCCACTCTCAATTTTTCCATTTTTCCCAGCACTGGTTGGGATAATCTTATTTTCTGGGATTTCTATTCTATCTGTAGCAAGATAAAACTCTTGAATCAATGGTATTACATGTAAACTCATACGAACTCCTTATATAGTTTTTTTGTAAAGATAAAACCCTATAGATACTATTCGTTTTAAAAAGCATAATTTTTAAAAATCACTCTTTACTTGCCTTACAGCATATTTAAGATCTTCATCTTTTTGTTTTATGTTGGGATAAAGTCTGGCTATAAGAGTATGATCTACTTTGAAAGAATGGTGTTTTGCTAAAAAGGCCTTTACTTTTGGAAAACTAAAATGTTCTTCTTTAACTAAGCGATAGACCAAAGGGGCATAGTGTCCTAATTGCTTAGACGACTTGGTAACCTTTTTCTTTTTGTGGGCTGCTAATGTCACTTTTATTTGCATGTTAAATTTCTCCTCTAGGGTAGTTAATTCCTTTGAATGCTTTTTTGCAGAACCAAGGTGTAAGGTATGGTAATGTGCTTCAAGGGAGAATAGAAGCGCACTATGTAAAAGATGAGAGCGATTTAGCTTAGAATCATTTCGTGATTTAAGAGCGTAGTAACGCTCTAAACTATTTTCCAAAATTTCACATTGCGTTACATCTGGTATTTTTGAAAATTTCCGTAAAAGCTGCTCTTGGGTATATGTTTTCAAGAAATATTATTTAGATTTATTTTGTAGATTTATTTCATAAGCTATAGGATCTTTTAAATATTCCATTAATTCACTTTCCCTCCACCGTGGGCTCCTAGAGCCTAAATAGATGGGAGAAGGCGCTTTTTTTAATTTCATTAGATTGCGCCAGCTACCTTCTTTTTTATTAACTATTTGAAGTACATTTGCAAGACGATATAATTTATCCATTTTTTATTCCTAGTATGATATATTTTTTTACAAAATAAATCTGCATTTATTGCGGTATAATATTGTATATTTTATTAATATTAGCTTATAAATGCAGTTATTTGCATATTTTACGGTTTATTTATACTACTTTAACTATTTAATTATATGATATTGTCTAATACTTCACTTAGATGATAAAACTTTTTTATCATTCCTTGCCTTTTTTGTGATATAATGATGTAATTAAGAATTTAATGCGCTTTATTCGCGGTATATTATTGTATTTAAATTTAATAAGCTTTAAAAGGGGATATATGCAGTTTAATGCAAATTATTTTATCGACCGATTACTTGATTACTATAAAGTTGCAACCATTGTTGCACTATCTTCTAAAATGCAAATATCGCAACAAACTATAACGTCATGGCGGACACGTAATTCTGTTTCAGCAATTCGTAAAAAGTGCCGAGAATTAGGTATTTATCACGATATTTTTAATAATTTAATATCTTCAAACAATAATTTTCAAAATGCAAATTTAAGTGGCGGTGCTACTGGAGTTGAAATTGGCTCCATAAACAAATCAATTCATTCTATTGCGAATAATGATTTTGGTTGTGATGATCTTGTCAAATCTCTTGTTAAAGAGCTTTGCAAGAAATATAAAGACGATATGGACACTCTTAAAACTTTATTGTTTCAACTAACTCTCCAGAAGTAAAAAAATGGATAATTCAGATATTACTACTTCTATTGATACGATAAAGAATGATTTTAGAGATGCAAATTTCCAAGATGAATCAGCAGGGGTTAAATTAAATAATTGCAAAATCAACTTATTGACTAATCAATTTAATTTCCCAAAACTTCATTGCATCTTTGATAAACCAAAATTTGATTCTCAAAAATTTATACAAACTGGGGCACATACTCTTGTCTATTTTTTAATTATTATTGTTAGTGCTTTTTTGATTTTAGTAACTGTATTCGATTCGCAATTTAAAAATTTAAAAGATTTAGAACCTTATCTTGTAAAAATTCTAATTGATTTAATTATGTTGGTTTTGGTACTTGTGGCTTTTTTTGAGGTTTTCTATCGAAAATATAAAATAAATTTTTCAAATAAGCTATGCTCTATTATTAGAAAAAGTTTTCTTTTCTACATTTTACTTTTTACTTTTTTAACATTATTATATATTTATTTTGGTTTGTACAAGTTTGCATTGCTATTTTTTATGGCCGCCACATACACTTTAGTTATTTTATTTCTGGTAAAAAAATAACTATAGTAGTTTTAAATTAATTTGTTTAAATACTTAACTTCAACTGGTCTAAATAATCACTCCACCATTGCATTAATATCTTTCTTTCTTTTAAATATTCAGCATGATTGTATGCGGCTTTTACACCAGAGCGTTCAGCGTGAGCCAATTGCCTTTCTATAGCATCACTATGAATTCCATGCTCACTGATTTGTTCATGTAAGATTGTTGAAGCCATTGCGCGAAATCCATGATAGACAATTTCTTCTTTTGAATATCCTAACCGTCTCAGAGCATAGTTAAGCGTGTTTTCACTCATTATTTTTATATTAGAGATTGAAGAAGGGAAAACATATAGACTACAATGTGCATTAATTGAATATGCGTGTTTCAAAATTTCTATTGTTCGATCTGTAAGTGGAACAATATGAGGAGCTTTCATTTTCATTTTAGCTGCTGGAATTCTAATTTCTCTTTTTTCAAAATCTATTTCTTTCCACTCTAATGATCTTATATTAGAAGACCGTAAAAAAATATAAGGTGAAATCATCAAAGCTAGTTTAGTGTTAATATCACCTTTGTAGCCATCAATAGCGCGGAGGAGGGCACCAACTTCTTGTGAATCTGTTATTGTTGGGAAATGCCTACGCTCTTGCGCTTGAATAACCATACTTTTTTCAATATCGGCAATAATATTATGCTCAACAATTTGCATAGTAACAGCATAACGCCAAATATTATTGAGCATGTTTAAAACTCGATCAGCTACTTCAAAAGCACCTTTATTTTGGATTTCTTTTAATATAGCTATTACTTCTAAACGACTAATTGTTTTGATATCCTTTTGCCCAATACTAATATATACATGATTAACTAAAAAGCTTTTTTTCTTTTGAATAGTTGTTTGAGCAAGTTTTCCAGCTTTTATATTAAACCATTCTTCTGATATATTTTGTAGAGTTGTACAATGTGCCAATTCTTTTTTATTATCTTTACGCTCTTGAGACGGATCAATGCTCTTGAATATTTTTTCTTTTGATTCCTGTCTTAACTTTCTAGCTTGTGCAAGTGTTATTTCTGGATATGTTCCAAAAGAGATTGTTTTTCGTGTACCTTGAAATCTGTAATCAAAACCCCATCTTTTATTTCGTTCTTTTTTAGACCAAATAATAATATATAGTCCATCACCATCATAAAGTTTATAGTCTTTTTCTTTTCGCTTAGCATTTTTTATCTGCATCTCAGATAGCGGTATAATCGACTTAGCCATGATAAATGACAGTACCTCACTTTATTTTTTTTGTAATTGTAGCATGTACTGTCAAAAATACTGTCATATATTTTGAATGTCAGTAAATTTATCTGATGTTATTTGAAGGTAAATAGAGCACATAAAGCGCTATTTAAAAGGGTTTTATGAGGTTAAATGAACTTTTATGATTGTGTTTAAAAGAAGAGATGGTACCTGAGGCCGGACTCGAACTCATAGAAATAAATACGAAAAATCCCTAAATATAGGCATTTCATCAATTATTTGTTAGCCAAGAACACACTCATCTTAGTAGAATTATTGACACTTTTAATTATATTAATACATAATATATTATGTATTAATATTTGTATATGTTTCCTAATAAGTTTTCTAGTTTTCGTTTTATCCTACAAACTTTTATCATAATACGTGTCTTATATCTTATCAATAAATAATTACCTCATTAACAATAATGTCATAAAATTTCCACTTTTTTACACTAAAAATTGGAAATTTCTACGAATCACTTGATATTACATAGCTAATATGAAATTTTTTGATACAATTTAAATTATCTAGAGTTCTAGTCATCTACATTATTGAGGTTTAAAATGCAAAAAATACAAGGTGAAGTTTTTGAAATACAAGGTATTCGTGATATATTGAATGGCCAAGCACAGTTATCTGCAGATTTAATAAATGATAAATATAGACGTGGTGAAATTAGAATTATAACTGAACAAGCTAGATATCCAATTGATAGTATAACAACTATGCTTGATAGTAAAAAATATAAATTAAATCCAGAGTATCAAAGAAGAAAAAGATGGGATAATTTAAGAAAATCTCGTTTGATTGAATCATTTATAATGAATGTGCCAATACCGCCAATTTTTTTATATGAAGTCAATTATTCAGAGTATGAAGTAATGGACGGATTACAAAGATTAACAACAATATATGATTTTTATGATGGTCAATTCAGATTAGAGGGGTTACTGTATTGGAAAGAATTAAATGGAATGACATACAATGAACTTCCAAGTGAAGTTCAAAAAGGAATTGATCGTAGATACCTCTCATCCATAGTTTTACTTCAAGAAACTGCAAAAAATAGAACAGAAGCAGAATCATTAAAGCAAATTGTTTTTGAGAGATTAAATAGCGGTGGAGAAAAATTAGAACCACAGGAAATTCGTAATGCTTTATATAATGGCTCTTTTAATCAAAAATGTATTACATTAGCAGAAAATAAGCACTTCAAAGAAATGTGGAATATTGTCGATTTTAATCAACAACCAAAGCAAGCAAGCGAATCATATAGAAAAATGGAAGATGTAGAGTTGGTTTTAAGATTCTTTGCTTATCGTTTTATTGATAAACTTAGTGGCTATACTGTTGAAAAATTTTTGGATGAATATTTAAAGGAAGCAAATAAATTCAATAATACAACGATTCAGCAATTAGAAAAGTTATTTAGTGAAACTATTGAAACAGTTTTTACTATTTTTGGTAAAAAAGCTTTTGTTCTCCCAAAAATCAAGCGAGAAACTTCAAAGCCTACGAAAACAGTTTATGATCCTCTTATGCAATCAGTTGCAATATTTATTTTAGATGGTAAAAAAGATTTATTAATACAAAACGCAACAATATTATCAAGTGCAAAATTTGCCGATGAAAGTAAAATTATTAATTCAGAAGGTAAAGCGTTATTTGATGGACGATATAATTCCAATATTGAAGTAAGTAAAAGAATATTATATTTTAATGATTTGATTAATTCAAATATTTAAAATACATGAACTATATTAATTTTCATTCAACAATTCATGATGAACTAGATAATATCGATAACTATATAGAATATTTAAAATTATCTAAAGAAATTATATTGGTTTCAGGAGAACTTAATAATTCTAAATATATTTCAAAAGTTGAATTAGTTAGGCAATACAAAGCAAGGTTTGAATATAAAAGTATACTTATTTCTTTATATGGACTTATAGAAAAGACTATAGAAGATTTTTTTACATTGCATATTGGTTTTATTAATATAAATACAAAAATTTATAGGACACTTAGTTCTTCGTTCCAAGAGCAGTACCCATTAGCATCTCTGAACCTTTTAAAAATTATATATGAGAATAGAACAACAAAATATAACTACTTACAAGTACATGATGGTTTAGATAATTTAACAAGTTGTATTCAAAATAAAAAACGATATAAATTAAATAGTGAAGCTTTTATTTCTCAAGCAGGTAGTAATTATAAACATCAAAAAATCAATGAATTATTTAATAAATCTGAAATAAAGATCACAGAAAATATTCAAAAAAATAAAAGATTTAAAAAATATATACAGGAGAAAAAACTTCAAAGAGACTATTTTAAGATCATTAATAATTTAGTTGATCGAAGAAATATTATAGCCCATGGAGCAGAAGAAGCGGATCTTTTAAATTTAGATGATCTAAAAAATTATGCAGAATATTTACGATATTACTTATTTGCTCTTTATGAAACAATCCTTTCTGCAGAACTTGCTAAAACGATTCAGCAATATAAAGAAATAGGGCTTATTGATGTATATAATGGGAAGATTATTGCTTTTTCTATTAAAAATTATAAAATCAAAAAAGGTGATTATATTATTGTAAAACATGAAGATATATATTACAGATTTGAAATTATTGAGC from Sulfurospirillum diekertiae includes:
- a CDS encoding M48 metallopeptidase family protein is translated as MNQWINNSSETISSLAAKERLISKKCIKKKKILLNFELAKQPIECIKYIIVHEMIHLLERYHNDNFKSLMDKYMPNWIERKKLLEYYPLCCC
- a CDS encoding helix-turn-helix transcriptional regulator; the encoded protein is MDKLYRLANVLQIVNKKEGSWRNLMKLKKAPSPIYLGSRSPRWRESELMEYLKDPIAYEINLQNKSK
- a CDS encoding helix-turn-helix domain-containing protein, which encodes MQFNANYFIDRLLDYYKVATIVALSSKMQISQQTITSWRTRNSVSAIRKKCRELGIYHDIFNNLISSNNNFQNANLSGGATGVEIGSINKSIHSIANNDFGCDDLVKSLVKELCKKYKDDMDTLKTLLFQLTLQK
- a CDS encoding tyrosine-type recombinase/integrase gives rise to the protein MAKSIIPLSEMQIKNAKRKEKDYKLYDGDGLYIIIWSKKERNKRWGFDYRFQGTRKTISFGTYPEITLAQARKLRQESKEKIFKSIDPSQERKDNKKELAHCTTLQNISEEWFNIKAGKLAQTTIQKKKSFLVNHVYISIGQKDIKTISRLEVIAILKEIQNKGAFEVADRVLNMLNNIWRYAVTMQIVEHNIIADIEKSMVIQAQERRHFPTITDSQEVGALLRAIDGYKGDINTKLALMISPYIFLRSSNIRSLEWKEIDFEKREIRIPAAKMKMKAPHIVPLTDRTIEILKHAYSINAHCSLYVFPSSISNIKIMSENTLNYALRRLGYSKEEIVYHGFRAMASTILHEQISEHGIHSDAIERQLAHAERSGVKAAYNHAEYLKERKILMQWWSDYLDQLKLSI
- a CDS encoding DUF262 domain-containing protein encodes the protein MQKIQGEVFEIQGIRDILNGQAQLSADLINDKYRRGEIRIITEQARYPIDSITTMLDSKKYKLNPEYQRRKRWDNLRKSRLIESFIMNVPIPPIFLYEVNYSEYEVMDGLQRLTTIYDFYDGQFRLEGLLYWKELNGMTYNELPSEVQKGIDRRYLSSIVLLQETAKNRTEAESLKQIVFERLNSGGEKLEPQEIRNALYNGSFNQKCITLAENKHFKEMWNIVDFNQQPKQASESYRKMEDVELVLRFFAYRFIDKLSGYTVEKFLDEYLKEANKFNNTTIQQLEKLFSETIETVFTIFGKKAFVLPKIKRETSKPTKTVYDPLMQSVAIFILDGKKDLLIQNATILSSAKFADESKIINSEGKALFDGRYNSNIEVSKRILYFNDLINSNI
- a CDS encoding HEPN domain-containing protein, which gives rise to MNYINFHSTIHDELDNIDNYIEYLKLSKEIILVSGELNNSKYISKVELVRQYKARFEYKSILISLYGLIEKTIEDFFTLHIGFININTKIYRTLSSSFQEQYPLASLNLLKIIYENRTTKYNYLQVHDGLDNLTSCIQNKKRYKLNSEAFISQAGSNYKHQKINELFNKSEIKITENIQKNKRFKKYIQEKKLQRDYFKIINNLVDRRNIIAHGAEEADLLNLDDLKNYAEYLRYYLFALYETILSAELAKTIQQYKEIGLIDVYNGKIIAFSIKNYKIKKGDYIIVKHEDIYYRFEIIELEKDHIQYDELQIRRTLTNISVKIDSNFRLRNTIHFKYFILIKP